GCGCTACTTATGGGTAGGACATTCTGGCATTATACCAGTTTCATACAGACTATCAATGAGTTTGTAGATTACCATTGATCATGAAGGGAATCTGAGCGGTATCAGTATTGCTATTAATTATTGTTGTAAGTTTGAAGAGTTAATATTAGTTACTGGTGGAATCAAGTTTCTTCCCACGTTTTCTGTGCTTCGCTTGTACTTGGGTGGCCTTTTGATTCTTGGAACGTCTTCTCACACAGCAGCTGCAAGTGCAACACCACAAGGAGAGATATCCAAttacagggggggcgggggcggggggcaacCTTTATAAGAGAAATGCAATAACATTTGTAGATGTTTCATGGTTTGAATGTCAAGTGATCAAACCGCAGGAATGTCTCCAACCAGAGTCAGTAACTGAAGTGTAAAGATCCAACTCTGAGGCTATCTTGGTAACCTCTTCAGGAAGTACAATCAAATCAGTAAGAATCCCTTTTCTGAGGCTGTGTTGGGAGCCTCTGGCATGTCCTTCACTATCTAAGTAGTCAAGTAATGTATTATTAATGTTTCCCTCAAGCATTGTCCCTGTTACTGACATTGTTAAGAGTccatggaattgaaagtctataGGATGAAGAAAGATAAAATGTTCCGAGGATTTACAGGATGAGGAATGTGTGAAAAGTCTGCAAAATTGAGAACAGATCCCAAGGTGTGTTTGACAGATAATAAGCCAAAGATGTGTTTAAGAAAAAATTAAATCCAAGGGGTCTGGGTGTGAACCTTAGGGCTTATAGGATTCAGAATGAGTATGCTATCTATAAAATAAAGATCAAGTGATGTAGAATAAGAGAGAAAACCATACAGAGAGTGAAtgacatagagtcatacagtgcagcaaaggcccttcggcccattgagtctgcacctggcaataactaccattaaaggcacactaatcccattttcctgcacttgtcccatactcttgaatgttatgatatttcaagtgctcatccaaatattttttatcagTTGTAGGATTTTCAGCTTCTACCttccctggcagtgcattccatattCTCATCACGCTCTAAGTGAAtacgttttttctcaaatcctctctgaatctcctgGTCCTTACCCTAAAGCTATGCTCCTCGTGATTAACCCCCTCAACAAAGGGGAGCAACTGTTCCTtgctcaccctgtccatgcctctcataatcttatacacctcaatgggCCGAGTTTAGCATGTGGAAAGACACCACTGCCTGATATGAATATAGAGAACCCAGCTATTATTTTGTCATAGGGTTAATTTTATAAATGCATGTTACTTATGTATGGAGACTCATGAGCTACTAGCAATAAGGCTTCTCTCTATTGGTATACAATTATAAAACCTTAGAGAAAAGTTCAGACCCCATATTTCAATGAAAAAACAGTACCTGAACCCACAGTGATGATTTCAGTACAGTCACCCTTCGGAGATGCGGAATAATACCATTTGGAATATACAAACGGAGATCCATCATTCCAGACGAAGGTACCTTTCTAAATTTGAGTGAATGTCAAAAGTGAAAAATGTGAAGTGTTGTGCAATGATATATGAAATAAGAAGCAAGCAATAAAATAGTGAAGTAATTGTACTTACCTTGTACCTGTCAAAGCCACCAACCCAAATATAATAAACATTCAATACTTTGTTTGCATGGCTCACAAGAAACTCACATGtctccaaactgggaattgaggCAAGGTGCCCACCAGGAACCAATTTCTGACAGTATTCCTGAGAAAGGAGCAAAATGAACATATCAATGTTCATCAGACTACACAAACAATTGCAAAATATGTAATTCTCAAACCAGTCTGGAGAGATGAGTGCTGTTGCAATAAATGGCACTGAATCAAACTCAGAGCAATTAACTGCAAATGGAAGCATCTCCCTGGGAAGTCCAAATACTTGAAGGCACTGGGAAAGGTTTTGAGAAATAACAAAAAGCCCCCATGAAATACAAAAGACTTTGGGCTCAAAATTCTGAGGGCATGTGAGGACCAAAAAGTAGTGCAAATCCCGCCCTCCCCTTCCACCCAGCTCCACAGTACCCTCAAAACGTTCACACTGGGGTTCACATGAAGGCTGAGGCATTAAAATGGGGTCTCGCTAAGGAAAGGTTTGAGAATAACTGGCTCAGAATATAACagttgggagtgagggggatgacATGTTACACGTAACCTCCTCCCCCACAACTAGCAGGGGCGATATCATGGGACATCGCTCACCAGTCCAGGAATTTTGCTGGCTCTTTCTTAAGTGGAGCAGCAGATTCCACATCTGCTCAGAGCAACGTGTATTTCGGCTATAGACCCTCAAGAAGAAAGGTAATTGATTACCATGGCAAATGAAGCTTATTTACACATGTATCTTCAACCTGATAAGGGATTTTAGTCCCCTTACTTGGAAGGCAAGGGTGCCTTTGTGATTTTCCATGGCATGACAGAGTGAGCACTTCTGTTGTATCTGTACAGGAATGGGCCACCTGCCCAGGGCATATAAATGACCACATTCCACTGTTTGGAACAAGATCAAGGGTGAACCAAAGTAGTGGGCAAGAGCCCCATCCTGTCACACTCCCACATCCTTAAAAAGCATCTACAAAATTTGAAGCCCTTCTTGTAAGACTCGTGTGAAACAGAAATGCCAATCAGTAGAAAAGTGGGTGTTTGTACAGTGCTGTAAGTCTTTAGCTAAGCAGATCATCCTAAAAGCAGATCTGGCTGAAAATGATTGCAAATGCTTTCAGCCTTGTCTTTGCACTTGCGTGCTGGGCTTTATCATCATTAAGAATGAGGATGATCCAATGAGCCCTTGTGGAAAATGTTCATGTGAAAATATTGAATGAGTGATGTTTGAATGgtctatccctaaccctaaccctgcaaCAAACTAGAATGAAGAATCATGTAGGTTAAAATGAGAAATGTTCATGTGAACATAATTGAGTGAGGGACTAATCATAAAACTGCAAGTGTGTGCAAATTCAATCGTTCATAATTCTGTTTGGTCCTGATGTGGATGTTTGTCACCACCCCTTTGGACCTCACCTTCACTCACACAAATGAACAAAAGTAATTCTGCATCCTGCCTTACCTCAGCATTAATCCAGGAACGAGGTTTTGATAAAACTCGATAACAGGTGTCATTGTACAAAATCCAGTTCGGAATGCACAATATTTGGCAGGACTGTTCTCGTTTCACCCGTGTGTGCTCATCCTGTCTTTTAATCTTCAACTCGGCAAAATGTACCTCAGGTTCAGTCTGAGCTGTAgtttatataaaaaggaatacagCTCTGAGATTTTATGGACACTTAACTGAACTTTCAATAAATATGCAAATATAGAAATTTCAATTGTCTTGAGGCTGTTTTGATTAATTTGCTCAAAGGTTAAACCATAACACTGATTGTCATATGCGAAAATATCTACCAGTGTCAAGCAGCTTTTGGAAATGGAGTTCATAATACACAATATTCCTGTGATACATGCTGAGCATCATTACCGGCATGTTTCATTACTCAGAGGACATTCCAGGAGAAAACGGGTAGCTGGATTGAGCATGGAGTGCCCCTTTAATGCCATATTGCAACATCATGCACAAAGCTCGATCAACAGTAACTGAGAAGCATATTAAACTTCGCAGTGTCTCCCGTCTATTCTCTTTTCTATGTAAAGAAAAATGGTGAGATAGAAAGGGGGAGAGGAAAAGAAGCAAAATGGGAGAGGGTATGCAAAAATGGAAAAGGTAAGAGTTAGAGAGGGCAGGAAAGACTCAGAAAAAGGGAGAGCAGGAATGAAGAGGATGAGAATATGGCCACATTTGAACCCAAATGTTGTACCTACCCTGTAGGTCCCAGATGTAGAAAGCTGCAATAAGCAGCAACATCTGCACTCCAGAACCCATCAGTGAGCAAATATTCTTGCCAAAGGCCAGTCGCTGGTTGGACTTGTTCCCTCTGGAGCACCTCGGATGAATGCAAATGTGCTGAGTACTCAGGTTTTTTATACACAGCTATACAGCTGAGTAAACCTCTTCTTCTGAAAAGCTGCATTTGGTGAATAGATTTGATATTTACTTAAGACACCTATATTAATGAAGGAAAAATAGATTGTAGATGTAATAGAAGATGATGCAATGAATGGACAGCTGCTTCATGTATTATTATCTACACAATCTGAATGGGAACAATCAAAGTTCCCAGCTCACAAACACATTACGTGGAATTTTCATCCATCTGTATCCTTCTTATTCTTCCAGTTTTGGATCCCATCAATTAGCTGCTTTCAGCTGGGATGTCAGGGCAAATGTTCAATGGTGCAAATGCTATGAATTGGAGACAAATAAAAAACAAGTTTCCTGGGTTGTGAGCAGGTGTGAACATCAGTGGAAGTCACCTGCCAACTCCTTTGTTCCTCCAATAATAACAATTTGCGCACAAATAGGTTTGAAGGAGACTTTTAAAAGGAGGAACAGAACGGttcagggaaagaattccagagtttaagtaGCTGAAGACAAGGCTCTCTGTCAATGGTGGAGAATTGATAATTGCAGATGTGCAAGCAGCCAGAATTGAAAAAGCACAGAGATCTCAAAGTTGTTGGACTGAagcaggttactgagatagggagatgTGAGAAGGATTTGCCTTTTACCCTCCTTTCCATAGATTAAAACCCCCCATCTTGGCCTTACTCTCTGGACCTCCCACCTCTATCAGCAGTGTCATATCATTGCTGTAGCATTTCTCCTTTCCAATAACTAAGAGGTGATTTGCCACTCCCAGTAGACAgcagtgtgatgcgcgattaaatcactcgggaggctggatcgtacccgggaaataaaggcttttattagtaacaagaatggagcatactgcttaacaaaatAATCCCaggctaaagggtcaccaggcagtgcagtgacctttatactcctacaggtaggcggagccaaccggagtgtaccacagaacaataccaagaggtggaacaccccaaccctaaccccaacagtgacaacagtaacatatctacaagtacccatagtgctaaccatctatggttcagtacccatagtggtaaccatctatggttcaccacattcacccctcctttaaaacaaaggccggtggggcaaaaaaaacagtacgaactgtccatatattcacaagttcagtcgtatcggagggccgcaccgtctctgcgacctcctcaacactggcggtagcgccggttctggtgaccgtgatgaccctctctccaaggcggtgtccagtgactcctccagttcctcacgggcgggtggaccacgaggtggcgacaatctcctggactcaggaacgccccgaggtggcgacaatctcctggactcaggcaagctgtacacgggagtaagaggattaagtggtggtcccgatactgcccgcgccgtgtcaggaggggagataaagggcaaggggtccctaaccaggggtgcgggagcgacgggggtttccaggtcccctgcaggcgccagatctcgaatagagaccgtgtcctctcgcccgtcaggatatgctacataggcatattgagggttggcgtggaggagatggacctgttcaaccaaagggtcggacttgcgggtcctaacatgccgccgtaggaggacaggtcctgagtacgtcaaccaagacggcagtgaggtcccagaggaagacttcctagggaaggtaaacatccgctcatgtggggtagcgttggttgccgtgcacaggagggaccggattgaatggagcgcatcagaaagtacctcttgccaacgggagactggaagacccttagacctcaacgccagtaagacagccttccagactgtagcgttttctctttcgacctgcccgttacccctggggttgtaactcgtagtcctacttgaggcaatcccttttgagagcaggtattgcctcaagtcgtcactcataaacgacgaacccctatcactgtggatataactggggtaaccaaacagggtgaaaagatcccgcaatgctttgataactgtggcagcggtcatgtctgaacagggaatggcaaaagggaatcgggagtactcgtcaaccacgttgaggaagtacacattccgatctgtcgaaggaagggggcccttgaaatcaacactcagtctttcaaaagggcgagtggctttaatgaggtgtgccctgtcaggtcggtagaagtgcggcttgcattcagcacatacctggcagcttcgagttgttgacctgacatcctctacggagtagggtggattccgggcctttacaaaatggaagagccgagtgatccccggatggcagagatcattgtggagggcctgtagccggtcctcctgcacactgcacatgttccacgcgacagggcatctgagggctcattgagcttccccggacggtacatgatatcatagttgtaggtggacagttcgattctccacctcaagattttatcatttttgatcttaccccttaacgtgttggtGAACATGAACACCatggaccactggtccgtgagcagggtgaatcgttttccagccaagtaatggcgccaatgccggacggcctccacaatggcctgagcctctttttccacagcggagtgccgaatttcagggtcttggagggtgcgagagaaaaaggcgacgggcctgcccgcctggttaagtgtggcggctagggcgaaatcagatgcatcactctccacctggaaggggatggactcatcgacagtgtgcatcgtggctttcgcgatgtcagcttttatcccttcaaaggctaagcgagcctctgctgccagaggaaaagaggtagactttatgagcggacaggctttgtccgcataattgggaacccactgtgcgtaatacgaaaagaagcctaagcatcttctcagtgctttgatgctagtgggtaggggaagttcaaggaggggacgcatacggtctggatcagggccaaggaccccgttttccaccacgtatccgagaattgctaggcggtgcttgctgaatacacacttctccctgttacaggtcagattcaggcgagacgcagtgcgtaaaatctttaggaggttggcatcgtggtcctgctggtcatggccgcagatagtgacgttgtccaggtacgggaaggtagcccgtagcccgttttggtccaccattcggtccattgcacgctggaagaccgagaccctattcgtgacgccaaaggggacccttaagaagtggtagagacgactatccgcctcaaaggccgtatattttcggtcctctgggcgaatggggagctggtgataggctgacttcaagtcgatggtggagaacacccggtactgcgcaatctggttgaccatgtcagatatgcacgggagagggtgcgcgtccagctgcgtgtacctattaatggtctgactgtagtctatgaccatccggggcttgtctccagttttaaccaccacgacttgtgctctccatgggctagtgctaggttgaatgatcccttccctgaggagccgctgaacctcagatcgaataaagatccgatcctcagcgctgtaacgcctgctcttagttgcgatgggcttgcagcctggcacgagattctcaaataaagatggcggggtgattctgagtgtcgagagactgcacgtggagcgcgctgggcaatttggaggctgctgttctcccactgaaagtggagggagtggcccatcgtactgcagggtcatactcctcaggtggaccataaagtctagtcccaggagtatcggagcgcaaaggtgcggtaaaacgaggagcctgaagctctcataaactgtgccccgcaccgttaggtttaccacgcagctcccaagaacggtaacagatcaggacctcgacgctatagaaattgtctgtctgacagcctgtactcggagaccgcaccgtttcacggtgtcaggatgaatgaaactctccgtgctcccgctgtcaaacagacaatgtatcaggcgtccgtttacctctatgtccatcatggacttgtcgagtctgtgaggcttggcctggtccaggatgattgatgccaccgttgaatcttgagtgcaactgcaggcagctgagatagttgatgaagatgacccctgctggtcgtctgcggtcggtgtcgaccaaaatggctgcgcccatggaacgcacgtggtcgatggagttgaaagtggcggcactcgcaggtcgcacgtgtcttgcgtcgtcgtcctcaggaatggcggtgctcgtgaatcgcacgtggtggaagacctcgatgaagccggagacgaggagacagatcctggagagtcacacgcagcactgcttggcttcgaaggtggtttagctcgacacactttagcatagtgtcctttcttcccacacacggagcaaaataccgttctggccggacatcgctgacgagggtgctttgccaatccacagaaatagcaccgcaggccacctggagctgccgccgccgtcaggtccgaggttgaaagcacgatcgtgcagttcctaggagccgctgggtagagttgagtcggtgactgtacttgccacgctgttcccacgtggtcggtggggtaagtttcaagacttctggaggccgtttccatcgcatcagccaattccaccgtcttagctaggtctaagttaccttgctctagcagccgcaggagaatataggatgagccgattcccgccacgaacgcatctcggatcaaatcgttagtatactgggtcgccgacactggcttgcaattgcaggctctggctagctgctgaagttcgcgcaggtactgtgccgtcgtttcgccgggctgccgctgtcgagtggctagtaggtgccgagcatgaatctcgtttggcggtttgttgtacagtttcttaagtagttcgatggcccctttgtaatcttgggcatcgcggattgttgcatacacagtgtcgcttacccttgcgtggaggacccgcaatctatcggtgtcgttttgaatggctgttgaagcGTCaatataatcttggaaacacttcaaccaatggtcaaaagtgttcgacgctccagctgcacgcggatctaaggtaagccgatcgggttttaacatttgctccatggtttttttttcaaccaaatttgttactaataaaattgatacgcgattaaatcactcgggaggctggatcgtacccgggaaataaaggcttttattagtaacaagaatggagcatactgcttaacaaaacaatcccagactaaagggtcaccaggcagtgcagtaacctttatactcctacaggtaggtggagccaaccggagtgtaccacagaacaataccaagaagtggaacaccccaaccctaaccccaatagtaacaagagtaacatatgtacaagtacccatagtgataaccatctatggttcagtacccatagtggtaaccatctatggttcaccacacagtgttTGCCGAAAGGGCAATCCAGGTTCAGAGCCTATGATTTTTCTCCTGTTCTTGTCAATTCATGCAAGTTACAGAGTGATTGCCCATGACATACACCCTGTGAGCGCAACTCCTATGCAGGAGAACCACATCGAGAAATTAGTCCGATATCAAGTGCTTTCCTGAAAGACAGTCATTGAAAGTACTGTGATCTTGTTCTACAACCTCCGTTACTTCATGGGCCCTTCAGTCTGTGATAGTCAATGATTTGGGGGAGCTAGCAAACAAGCTAAATGTCAATCATCtcaaaatgtgaatatagagCTTTATCTAAGTGGATTAGAAACAGAATGGATGTTGAGATAGGACAGGATAGTAGGAACTCAGGGGCAAGGAGGATGATGGATCCTCAAGTTCGACTCAAAAAGAGTGGAACTCAAAATCCAAGGATTCTAAGTATCTCGATATCTGATAATTAAGTTCTTTGAGTTTAGTATTCTGATGATTCTTATTAAGCTTGGATAAATAAGTTAGTCCCTGGTTTGTTCAGTTTGAAGGAAGAAtaaaggtgatggtgaggtttAGACCTAATTAACAGCAATTATATAGTCACCTTGTATCTCAGAAGTTTATTTTTAGTTTCTAACTGGAATGAATGGACAGCTGTGACCCAGATACTGCAATTCCTGCATCATATGGGGACTTCAGGACACTATGTGTTCCTGAGGCTCATTTTTGCAGCAAATGCTTCCAGTTCTTCAACCACATATTGAGGGCCTCAGAGCATCTGCATTCACTGTGGAGGCATCTGAATTGACTGTAGAGAATATGGACAGCTGAATGATTTATGGATCGTGGGCTCTGGGAGACAGTCATGCCGCAGTCACATAGAATATAGACTAGGAAGTGGGTGGACATGTGTAACAGGAGGGATGTGGCTTATGACGTTGTGAGCTGCAGCACAAAAACCAGCTGGGAGTATGAAGCAATGGTGCCGAGACCTGGCTGGAAACGTGGGAGAGTTGGATCCTCAATATTCCTCACTGAAAAACGAAAGTCGCCAAAGTCCAAGATGACCATACGTTGCTCTCCcttttttgtggggggggggggggtgctgactggtagtgatttaacctgagggtcaccacacctcaggcgaggaggggtataggttgagaaggcgggtctTCATGAATTACCTCAGCCAGTATAGGGATTGAATCCACGCTGTTGGTGTTGTgccgcatcacaaaccagccgtccagccaactgagctaaaccgacctcaGGAGCAAAAGGGTTGGAAACCTGCCAGTGTAAAATCACATAGCgattttcccaatggtgggttaaTGGTGGGTCAATCTTCCCGCTGGTTGGTGCTGTGAATGACATTctaatgaatgctcattaaaacaactGCCGCCGGTATCCTGTCAGGACTTTCAATCTTCAATTACAACAAAGTGAAATTATGTTGGTCTAAAACTTGATTGATGAGAGTAGAATGCACAAGGCAGTCCCTAGTTTGCAGCAGACTTAAAGGTGAGTGcaacaaagcctttctgccaCAGGGCTGTACTGCTCCTGATGTGCTGTACACCACTCTGCTGGGGCAGACCGGTTCCTGCCCTTCAGCACCATGCTAAGCTGGTCTGCATAAAAACCAGTGTGCTGCTGGAACCATAGACTCTCATGTGTCACCCACTCGGACCAGTACTGCACCTGGCATTGGGGAGTACAGGCGTCACCttccccctggtgccacacaccaaCGTCtgtctggacagcactgtgctgtggggcacacagtaagagttttaacaacagcaggttaaagtccaacaggtttatttggtagcaaataccattagctttcggagcgctgctccttcgtcagatggagtggaaatgtgctctcaaacagggcacagagacacaaaatcaagttacggaatactgattagaatgcgaatccctacaaccaaccagatcttaaagatacagacaatgtgggtggagggagcattaagcacaggttaaagagatgtgtattgtctccagacaggacagcctgcaagtccaggaggcaagctgtgggggttactgataatgtgacataaatccaacatcccggtttaggccgtcctcatgtgtgcggaacttggcaatcggtttctgctcagcgactctgcgctgtcgtgtgtcgtgaaggccgccttggagaacgcttacctgaagatcagaggctgaatgcccatgactgctgaagtgctcccccacaggaagagaacagtcttgcctggttcattcatccgttgtcgtagcgtctgcatggtttccccaatgcggGCCCCAATGCACAGGCAGCCCCCGCAACAAAGGTCCAAAGTTGGTGTGGAGTGCGATGTTCTTGGTCCTtggttctatgattttaataCTTGAAACTAAACTGTGGGCAGCACAAAGGTTCAAGCTTGACAAATTTGGGACTGATGTCAACAAGCTC
The nucleotide sequence above comes from Mustelus asterias chromosome 4, sMusAst1.hap1.1, whole genome shotgun sequence. Encoded proteins:
- the LOC144492946 gene encoding lectin-like, which gives rise to MGSGVQMLLLIAAFYIWDLQAQTEPEVHFAELKIKRQDEHTRVKREQSCQILCIPNWILYNDTCYRVLSKPRSWINAEEYCQKLVPGGHLASIPSLET